Proteins found in one Ischnura elegans chromosome 11, ioIscEleg1.1, whole genome shotgun sequence genomic segment:
- the LOC124167533 gene encoding phosphatidylglycerophosphatase and protein-tyrosine phosphatase 1: MFARITFYPTLFYNVLMERVTSRRWYDRIDETVVLGALPFSGMTTSLVKEENVKGVVSMNEDYELWLFSNNGEDWKKHGVEFLQLSTTDIFETPCQEKLVKGVTFINKFRKLGGSVYVHCKAGRTRSATLVGCYLMMKNGWSPEEAVGFMEGRRPHILLRSAQWEALKIYYEREVTAR, translated from the exons ATGTTCGCAAGAATCACGTTTTACCCTACATTATTTTATAACGTTTTGATGGAGAGAGTTACCAGCCGACGTTGGTACGATCGGATTGACGAAACCGTGGTTTTAGGAGCTCTTCCATTTTCTGGAATGACGACTAGT CTTGTCAAAGAAGAGAACGTTAAAGGAGTTGTCTCGATGAACGAAGACTATGAATTATGGCTGTTTTCGAATAACGGTGAG GACTGGAAGAAACATGGAGTAGAATTTCTTCAGCTAAGCACGACAGATATCTTTGAAACTCCTTGCCAAGAGAAACTCGTCAAAGGGGTGACTTTCATTAACAAATTCAGGAAGCTTGGTGGAAGTGTTTACGTGCATTGCAAAGCGGGCCGGACGAGAAGTGCGACCCTGGTGGGATGCTATCTTATGATG AAAAATGGCTGGAGTCCCGAGGAGGCAGTGGGGTTCATGGAGGGGAGGAGGCCCCACATTCTGCTGCGCTCGGCTCAGTGGGAAGCGTTGAAGATCTACTATGAGAGAGAAGTGACGGCTAGGTGA